GAGTTGATAGCCAAAACAGGGGGATCCAGCCTTGATTTTTTCTAGACCCAGAAGTCCCTTGCAAAGCTTTTCTTCCTTAGCAAGTTCTGAAAGCATCTCTAAGGCATCACGCTGACTTCTAAAGACACCGAACAAATCCGGCTGGGCTCCCAGATTTAGATCCCGTGCCCAGACCAACTCAGGGGCTACCTGAGGCAAAGTGTCAAGCGGGGTGTCTGACACCTCGGATACGGGTACAACGTTAAGCTTGGTGTCAGGCACGGTGTCTGACACCGTGTCGGATACCAACGGAGAAATACGCCAGGAGCAGAGCTCTTTATTTCGGCGAAGCCTGGTGTTGTGGCTGGGCAGAAGCGACTTCACCAAGGCAGACTCTTTTAACAGCGCCGAGATCTCACCAGCCGTCTCAATCCACTCCACCCGACGGACCTGAAGCGACAGACTCATTTCCTTGCCGCGCGAATGATCAGAAGAAAAGTGAGACATGACCCGTTTGCGCAGGTTGTTACTCTTTCCAACATAGAGTGGAAAGTCGTTGTCCCCATAAAAAATATAGACCCCATGGGACTCTGGCAGCTGATCAGGAAGATCTGGATCGAGCTGAGAAGGCAAAGCCGGCCGTGCCGAGAGCTTCTCGACTGCAGAGATCAGAGTTTCGGCATCCCACTCGCCCTGAAGCTTTTCCCAAAACTGGAAAATCAAATCAGCGTCCGCCAGAGCACGATGGCGTGCCGACTGAATCAAGCCATGGCGGGCGATCAATGCATCCAGATTGTGTCTGGCCTCGGCGGGATACAAGAGCCGAGAGAGTTTGACAGTGCACAAGACCCGAGCCCGGAAATCGATGCCCAGTCGTTTGAATTCGTTTTTGAGAAAACCGTAATCAAACCGGGCATTGTGGGCTACAAATAATTTACCGTTAACTCGCGCCAATACATCATGTGCCACGTCTTCAAAACGAGGTGCATCGGCCACCATCTCTTCAGTAATCCCTGTGAGACCCTGAATAAACTCTGGAATGCGGCACTCAGGGTTGATGAGTTGGCTATAACGCTCGACACCCGATTCTGTGACTTCGACAATGCCAATCTCGGTAATGCGATCTTTGGTGGCAGTGGCGCCCGTCGTCTCTAGATCAAGAAAGACCATGGGCTGAAAACCAGTACGCATCGAACTAAACAGTCCTGATCATGGGCTTCAAGCGATGAGTTGGCTTAGGCGCTCAAGACCACGCCGAAGGGTCTCTTCTTTTTTGGCAAAACAAAACCGAATGGTTTTGTTTTCTGTGGGGGCCTGATAAAAACTCGACATGGGAATGGCGGCTACACCAATTTCTTGCGTCAGCCACTCACAGGCCTGCCGCTCGTTTTTGTTGGCAAGCTGGGGAACACCGGCATAGTTCACGATTTGGAAAAACGTACCCTCACAGGGGTAGAGATGAAATGGTGTCTGGGCTAGGCCTTGCCGAAAAAAGTTGCGTTTGCGCTGATAGAAATCAGGCAGCTGCAGATAGCGTTCCGGGGCGCCCATGTAATTGGCAAGCCCCACTTGCACCGCACTATTGGCCACAAAGACATTGAACTGATGGACCTTGCGGTATTCCGACATGATGTGACTGGGGGCTGCCACATAACCCATCTTCCAGCCAGTCACATGAAAGGTCTTGCCAAATGACGACACCATGATGCTTTGATTGGCCAAGCCCGGATATTGCGCCACACTCTGATGCGACTCTTGGTCAAACACCATGTGCTCATAGACCTCATCGGAGATCACCAGCACGCCGTGCTTCAGAGCGATCGCCTCTAAGGCGTTCATATCGGCATCCCGCAGAATCAGGCCAGATGGATTGTGTGGCGAATTGACAATCATGATGCGCGTCTTGGGTGTGATCGCAGCTTCCACACGGGGCCAATCCACCCGGTAATCACTGCCCATCGGCACACAGATAGGGGTGCAGCCCGCCAAGGCAATGCCTGGCAGATAACTGTCAAAGGCTGGCTCAATGATCAATACATCGTCACCCGGCTGGGTCAGGGCCATAATTGCCGTGAAGATGGCCTGAGTCGCACCCGCCGTGACCATGATTTCAGTGTCCGGGTTGTACGCGTGGCCATAGAGCCGTTGCAGTTTTTCCGTTAACGCCTGGCGCAAGATCGGCATACCGTTTAATGGCGCATACTGATTAAAGCCTGCCCGCATAGCGGCATTAACTTCGTCGAGCAAGAGGGGATCCGGACCAAAGTCTGGAAAGCCCTGGCCAAGGTTGACTGCGCCACACTCGGTAGCCATGGCGGACATGACCGTGAAAATATTGGTACCAACGTGGGGAAGCCGAGATCTCATGGCCATAAAGATACACGATCCAAATTCACAAAAAACAAGGGCCCCGACAGGAGCCCTTGAGAGAAATGCCACAGCTGAAAGCCTGATGCATTAACGCGGCAGCGTCGAACTGCCCATTAAGAACTCATCAATTGCACGGGCGGCCTGGCGGCCTTCGCGAATCGCCCAGACCACCAGCGACTGACCACGACGCATATCGCCTGCGGCGAAGACTTTTTTGACATTGGTGGCGTAACAACGATCACCATCCGTCGTGGCCTTTGCGTTACCACGGGCATCTTTATCCACGCCAAAAGATTCGAGAATAGACCTGATCGGTGACACAAAGCCCATGGCCAGGAAGACCAGATCGGCTTTCATGATTTTCTCGGTGCCTGGCACCTCGATCATCTTGCCGTCTTTCCATTCGACATGAACACTCTTTAGGCCGGTGAGTTTTCCGTTTTCGCCCAAAAACTCTTTGGTTGCAATCGCGAACTCACGCGTACAGCCCTCTTCGTGGCTCGACGATGTCCGCAGCTTGATCGGCCAGTACGGCCAAACGAGCGGCTTGTTTTCCTGCTCGGGTGGCTGGGGCATTAACTCAAACTGGGTCACGCTGGCAGCGCCATGGCGGTTTGATGTACCAACACAGTCCGATCCGGTGTCACCACCGCCAATCACGATCACATGCTTGCCGTCTGCACGAATCTGCGAATCAAACTTATCCCCCGCATTGACCTTGTTTTGTTGTGGCAAAAACTCCATGGCGAAATGAATGCCAGAGAGCTCACGGCCAGGAACCGGCAGATCACGTGGCTGCTCTGCACCACCCGTTAACAAAACCGCATCAAATTCGGCCATCAGGGCCTGCGGCGAAATGGTCTCTTTGGCCCAGTTGGTGACCTTGATGTCTTTGGGCAGCTCCGCTACCAGCACGCCCGTTTTAAAGGTCACACCTTCCGCCTTCATCTGATCAACACGCTGATCGATATGATGCTTTTCCATTTTGAAATCTGGAATGCCGTAACGAAGCAGGCCGCCAACGCGATCATTCTTCTCAAACACGGTCACCTCATGGCCTTCGCGAGCCAGCTGCTGTGCCGCTGCCAATCCTGCGGGACCGGAGCCGACAATTGCAACCTTTTTGCCGGTCTTGGCCTCGGGGGGCTGGGGCACCACCCAGCCCTCCTTCCAGCCGCGATCAATGATGGCGTGCTCAATGGATTTGATGCCGACTGGCAAGTCATTCACGTTCAGGGTGCAGGCGGCCTCACACGGCGCCGGGCAGATTCGGCCCGTGAACTCAGGAAAGTTATTGGTGGAGTGCAAAACATCCAGTGCACGTTTCCAATCCTGTTGGAAAACCAAATCATTAAAGTCAGGAATGATGTTGTTGACCGGGCAGCCGTTATTACAAAACGGCGTGCCGCAGTCCATACAACGGGCCGCCTGGGCCTTGGCCTGGTTGTCATCTAGCGCAATCACAAACTCTTTATAGTTTTTTAACCGTGCCTCGACAGGCAGATAGCCCTCTTCTTGGCGCTGAAATTCCATAAACCCAGTAATCTTGCCCATTACGCAGCTACCTTTTCTTTTTCAGATGTTTTCTTCTGAGCGAGCTCAGCAAGTGCGCGCCGATATTCATTTGGAAAGACCTTGACGAACTTCTCACGAGCCGCTGACCAGTTGTCCAGCAGCTCACGGGCCCGACGGCTGCCCGTCCAACGATGATGGTCCTCGATCAATTTCTTCAATGTTGCGTCGTCTTCCATTGGCGTCTTTTCAAGGGTCACCATGGCCTTGTTACAGCGCTGGTCAAATAGCCCATCTTCGTTATAAACATAAGCAAAGCCGCCCGACATGCCCGCTGCAAAGTTGCGGCCAGTCTTGCCAAGCACCACTACCGTGCCACCCGTCATGTATTCACAGCCGTGGTCGCCCGTACCTTCGACGACTGCTGTAGCACCAGACAAACGAACTGCAAAGCGCTCGCCGGCAACGCCGCTAAAGAATGCCTCGCCAGAGGTTGCGCCATAAAGCACGGTGTTACCGACGATGATGTTGTCGTGGGCCACGCCGCGAAAATCAATGCTTGGGCGAACCACAATACGCCCACCTGATAAGCCCTTGCCCGTGTAGTCGTTGGCATCACCAATCAGATAGAGCGTGATGCCCTTGGCCAAGAAGGCACCGAAGGACTGACCACCAGTTCCCTCTAGCTGAATCCGGATGGTGTCATCCGGCAGACCCTCGGGGTGGTGCTTGGTGACTTCGCCCGAAAGCATCGCGCCCACTGTGCGGTTCACATTACGAGCCACTTCCATAAACTGGACGCGTTCGCCTTTTTCAATCGCTGCTTTGGACTTCTGAATTAAGACATTATCCAGGGCCTTATCCAACCCATGGTCCTGAGTCTCGGTATGGAAGCAA
The nucleotide sequence above comes from beta proteobacterium MWH-UniP1. Encoded proteins:
- a CDS encoding exonuclease domain-containing protein; amino-acid sequence: MRTGFQPMVFLDLETTGATATKDRITEIGIVEVTESGVERYSQLINPECRIPEFIQGLTGITEEMVADAPRFEDVAHDVLARVNGKLFVAHNARFDYGFLKNEFKRLGIDFRARVLCTVKLSRLLYPAEARHNLDALIARHGLIQSARHRALADADLIFQFWEKLQGEWDAETLISAVEKLSARPALPSQLDPDLPDQLPESHGVYIFYGDNDFPLYVGKSNNLRKRVMSHFSSDHSRGKEMSLSLQVRRVEWIETAGEISALLKESALVKSLLPSHNTRLRRNKELCSWRISPLVSDTVSDTVPDTKLNVVPVSEVSDTPLDTLPQVAPELVWARDLNLGAQPDLFGVFRSQRDALEMLSELAKEEKLCKGLLGLEKIKAGSPCFGYQLRQCKGACVGKEKPQAHHLRLLMAMARHKIPTWPYPGPVGLKEGGVIHLIESWCYLGAASSDEQVHELLDAGEPVFDLDVYKILRKAIKTLPVVQIRTDRRKEAIADQDETW
- a CDS encoding methionine aminotransferase — encoded protein: MAMRSRLPHVGTNIFTVMSAMATECGAVNLGQGFPDFGPDPLLLDEVNAAMRAGFNQYAPLNGMPILRQALTEKLQRLYGHAYNPDTEIMVTAGATQAIFTAIMALTQPGDDVLIIEPAFDSYLPGIALAGCTPICVPMGSDYRVDWPRVEAAITPKTRIMIVNSPHNPSGLILRDADMNALEAIALKHGVLVISDEVYEHMVFDQESHQSVAQYPGLANQSIMVSSFGKTFHVTGWKMGYVAAPSHIMSEYRKVHQFNVFVANSAVQVGLANYMGAPERYLQLPDFYQRKRNFFRQGLAQTPFHLYPCEGTFFQIVNYAGVPQLANKNERQACEWLTQEIGVAAIPMSSFYQAPTENKTIRFCFAKKEETLRRGLERLSQLIA
- a CDS encoding glutamate synthase subunit beta, coding for MGKITGFMEFQRQEEGYLPVEARLKNYKEFVIALDDNQAKAQAARCMDCGTPFCNNGCPVNNIIPDFNDLVFQQDWKRALDVLHSTNNFPEFTGRICPAPCEAACTLNVNDLPVGIKSIEHAIIDRGWKEGWVVPQPPEAKTGKKVAIVGSGPAGLAAAQQLAREGHEVTVFEKNDRVGGLLRYGIPDFKMEKHHIDQRVDQMKAEGVTFKTGVLVAELPKDIKVTNWAKETISPQALMAEFDAVLLTGGAEQPRDLPVPGRELSGIHFAMEFLPQQNKVNAGDKFDSQIRADGKHVIVIGGGDTGSDCVGTSNRHGAASVTQFELMPQPPEQENKPLVWPYWPIKLRTSSSHEEGCTREFAIATKEFLGENGKLTGLKSVHVEWKDGKMIEVPGTEKIMKADLVFLAMGFVSPIRSILESFGVDKDARGNAKATTDGDRCYATNVKKVFAAGDMRRGQSLVVWAIREGRQAARAIDEFLMGSSTLPR